The following are encoded in a window of Dysidea avara chromosome 4, odDysAvar1.4, whole genome shotgun sequence genomic DNA:
- the LOC136252677 gene encoding 3'-5' exoribonuclease HELZ2-like, translated as MAAVPPLHPLDMVPVCPTCLESYKKSKRYTTQLRTCGCFDPDVHTHDPDKWPLTVLHEKSGHLEAVRPFPDVRIRGGFIMCWNVTSYRKKYFCRKKGCTYAHSQVELKAWNRAKKQQTGRSRVTHRVETAGRVPSVANSSRRTSDSYLQTINNVADPLPRAPPNRQATRMNHLPKYVLSGVSLNRRLLEAPLTYDNYQDKFHTLLYYEELEHEKVLREMCDGVYDITTYVHHQDGSIHGSICNMTTTQVAYAKQAAVGINLILLLPSPPNVMPMYAPPIPADFSKPEDPRQQTDDIIYFYIADYDAMRMIHAYCPYLLQKTTSIQCQVQFTLKHYYFASLHKSLENLSPAVISKLVPRAEDLNLSLREVRFLPKPPSSMNMLDLDYEYQFIALKKIMGCSPNAIFLVTGPFGTGKTRLLATAAYNFLKLPNTRVLICTCHTQSADAYVNDYFGTMINNRILDGDVLLRLVAKQNPNCRVHHNYKCYVANSSYPEVLRQKRLVVTTFINTQQLLQLRVRPFTHILIDEGAQSREPEAVAPLSLADKHTKIVIAGDHMQVGPQVLVLGEEAQQHGLATSLLQRVHKHYEDAVQSTAHLTSPLLTNYRCHDTILRLPSALFFEATLQARSTSQLHPSCVSALEFVCSSLDKTRLHNCPDFDDREVDILLEQVKQYLNTWPVAEWGHEDYTKICVMSPSATQINKIRSALRKPRFSALHGIVALKSYELQGREFRAVFISTLEATGANGAAVNPTKSICDQYVFNTIITRAQSLVVCVGNPFLLLSIESHSRNIKKCCWKEYIKRCLEISSFKISPQCRKSMTDIQPSINTLYKEVFGDLQSFLSSPYTKVNDSVGDSILLAYKKAFQSLPECRKLKVTLGRISNGDRGYKVEEDKGDSSDEEPEDTYNDPNSVECHLRCESYRLAWAIPVNPSQNPIKIQGIDNRRQAFDGARVQVSLYRDIECSGHVTKIVEQSPKWQYICTVDQYNSILFSPIDGKNPRFVNLPGLSRGLLLKAGNVKTIRKELEVRQHSVAVFDPNSFTNPNESIDEEENDDIEIPQISDVIPLNVARRLLFVVWYLNWEKSQRYPLGVVVAALPRGLTFFHAERFLCAQHNINASNIEITPAIEAELSVASTVKGDNTNVFNNAIIIDQPDVAFTVEFVKECKDGAAQFTLGIHVANVARFLAKDSNIDKVACHRGATLCSFKPGDEQHTMLPHTALKKWSFCCGKLLSAISASCKMRFVSGKPTIHPESTTIVESCVCPTEKLTLGEVQKFLNNQFLSNHEVLNGNTTEGKIGLLYQIAKTLCCKRLQCDAPVLESKENPQANFLFNELTLWINRTVAEYMLAKPSLFPSVLYRQRKPNSSQLQSVKAKHMAVLPFHPVSKMFSLHLNKPTKPLVIEQGCFKNLYDALLQHKCLKANEVLLESQHQPQGTVACKELCLIQPDCEIVCSSVLQRLSPLSLKPNAYLVSAESKEVIPYAHHGLHCLFTHITSPLHCYLDIVSQRLLLNALNDSLSFAYSQEDVVSLCKNCQIRQDTALNCKQSFDQLNLTLSLAECAQPFTAYVGSAIEGFAESAVAQGVRKGRLRVIFPNPVLHWLDENQCYITLSSIICGNSKLFVQGNCYKSFWNSKMTSFLCSTSESFYQESSCSLSKGNAVASAFDLKMAFMVPYDDDVQTSPLVKETYIVKPNSSLVSIPETEWSKFEQFMKSPCEANATPLVKVLEKFPTGATSKATVIDKPSQFSAVIKNSSMWLYDGEFTVEPYKVLKVWLCASNSKPLLIPTIQLLEVAPFLKICIQHNMSPASCFASPILTIASKGRYNSIEEYVNLWEDVILAEASTQSIKDAELKIIHDVQLKWPTLKQPESSLDDVYFVPVSNIITLTPPDEFIASSLDFFAFDVGDLVCVRYKVPMTGRIFERHCTNYGLKDDKGYVVFHLVVHEVGRDVTGSVQDIFLKFASPQTTRISSFMKDYLMSKPRCELQLISLNVSHRRVYKSLQSLLMTRNQLVTDIALGSITVHGANRVDHDQVALFVQRAIGPVCWLWPMHNMSRQLNESQLYSISLAMKNKLQLIQGPPGTGKSVTGAHLAYGFVYYNRGKPLATRDGRIKCVMVCGPSNKSVDVVLDLLLKLGDPNLRLLRIYGNSIERKDHVGPYHNKEVFIEVGTDQVCRTDHEPYALHWMIRSTECSFRDEILSMDRRFARLAQEKKVPSANDRTRYRKVMKKAQDEIIHRGYDIVLCTCNEASSSRVTQNIAPVQVIIDEAAMATEPESMVAVKLALENVTLIGDHMQLQPVIDYQPAADFGLSFSLFQRYASPPQKNTRQQETARNRQPKEERRFLRLNVQYRMHPKICEFPSKMFYDDELLTDYNTTINFVRIKKFWPQGRDCPLAFCNVEGREGGAHSGNKRSNLLSKSNDMEANKVVEIIAVLCRVKRIREEEIAVLTPYSSQKDLIASKMKRQRLLKVTVQTVTESQGREFGFVILSTVRSQPRHTISNRKAVQPDRKWLLDHLGFVTDKHQICVGITRAKHGLVIVGNKTLLSYDDTWQNLINYYSTNGYIKSADVFPSVEDKRQIPRV; from the exons GGAGAAGTCGGGTAACACATAGGGTAGAAACTGCAGGAAGGGTGCCTTCAGTTGCAAACAGTTCCAGACGTACCAGTGATTCATACCTTCAAACAATTAACAATGTTGCTGATCCACTACCCAGAGCA CCACCTAATAGACAAGCAACAAGGATGAATCATCTTCCAAAATATGTTCTATCAGGTGTGTCCTTAAACAGAAGACTACTGGAAGCTCCACTGACTTATGACAACTATCAGGACAAATTTCACACCTTACTGTATTATGAAGAGCTTGAACATGAGAAAGTTTTGAGAGAAAT GTGTGATGGTGTCTATGACATTACCACTTATGTGCATCATCAAGATGGCTCCATTCATGGTTCAATATGTAACATGACCACCACACAGGTTGCCTATGCCAAACAAGCAGCAGTTGGTATTAACTTAATATTGCTGTTACCTAGTCCACCAAATGTTATGCCAATGTACGCACCACCTATACCAGCAGATTTTTCGAAGCCAGAAGACCCAAGACAGCAAACAGATGACATTATTTACTTTTACATAGCAGATTATGATGCCATGAGGATGATTCATGCTTACTGTCCTTACCTATTGCAGAAAACCACTTCGATACAATGTCAGGTGCAATTTACACTAAAGCATTATTATTTTGCCAGCCTTCATAAATCACTTGAAAATCTATCACCAGCTGTAATTAGCAAGCTTGTTCCAAGAGCTGAAGATTTGAATCTGAGTTTGAGAGAAGTGCGGTTCCTTCCAAAACCTCCATCTAGCATGAATATGCTTGATCTTGACTATGAGTACCAGTTCATTGCTTTGAAGAAGATAATGGGTTGTAGTCCAAATGCTATCTTTTTGGTCACTGGTCCATTTGGTACTGGGAAGACCAGACTGCTAGCAACTGCGGCATACAACTTCCTCAAATTACCTAATACTCGTGTACTCATTTGCACTTGTCATACTCAATCTGCTGATGCCTATGTCAATGATTATTTTGGTACTATGATTAACAATAGAATCCTGGATGGAGATGTTCTTTTGCGATTGGTGGCAAAGCAAAATCCTAATTGTCGTGTACATCATAATTATAAATGTTATGTGGCTAATAGCTCTTATCCAGAAGTGTTACGTCAAAAGAGATTGGTTGTTACAACTTTTATCAACACACAACAGTTATTGCAACTTAGAGTACGTCCTTTCACCCATATTTTGATTGATGAAGGAGCTCAATCTCGTGAACCTGAAGCTGTAGCTCCACTTAGCTTAGCTGacaaacacacaaaaattgTGATAGCTGGAGATCATATGCAG GTTGGACCTCAAGTACTGGTTCTTGGTGAAGAAGCTCAGCAACATGGATTAGCTACTTCACTTTTGCAACGTGTGCACAAACATTATGAAGATGCTGTTCAATCAACTGCACATCTTACTT CTCCTCTACTCACCAACTATCGATGCCATGATACAATACTACGTTTACCCTCTGCTTTGTTCTTTGAGGCAACACTTCAAGCTCGTTCAACCAGTCAACTCCACCCATCATGTGTATCTGCACTGGAATTTGTGTGTTCCTCACTGGATAAGACAAGGTTGCACAACTGTCCTGATTTTGATGACAGAGAAGTAGACATTTTACTAGAGCAA GTAAAGCAATATTTGAATACATGGCCAGTTGCAGAATGGGGGCATGAAGATTATACCAAAATCTGTGTCATGTCTCCCAGTGCAACTCAA ATTAACAAAATCCGCAGTGCATTAAGAAAACCACGCTTTTCTGCACTACATGGAATTGTGGCTCTAAAAAGCTATGAATTACAAG GTCGTGAGTTCAGAGCTGTATTTATCAGTACCTTAGAGGCTACTGGAGCAAATGGGGCTGCTGTGAATCCTACTAAGAGCATTTGTGATCAGTATGTGTTTAACACGATCATCACTAGAGCTCAGTCACTGGTGGTGTGTGTGGGGAATCCTTTCCTTCTGTTATCCATTGAATCACATAGTAGAaatatcaaaaagtgctgctggAAAGAATACATTAAGAGATGCTTAGAAATTTCTTCTTTTAAAATTTCTCCACAGTGTCGTAAAAGTATGACAGACATTCAGCCAAGCATTAATACACTTTACAAAGAAGTTTTTGGTGACCTTCAATCATTTTTATCATCACCCTACACAAAAGTAAATGACTCTGTTGGAGATAGTATTTTGTTAGCTTATAAAAAAGCCTTTCAGTCTCTTCCTGAATGTCGTAAACTGAAGGTAACGTTGGGAAGAATATCTAACGGAGACAGGGGATACAAAGTAGAAGAAGACAAAGGGGATTCTTCTGATGAGGAACCAGAAGACACCTATAATGATCCTAATTCTGTGGAATGTCACCTTCGGTGTGAAAGTTACAGGTTAGCATGGGCTATTCCTGTCAACCCATCACAGAATCCGATCAAAATTCAAGGTATTGATAACAGGCGTCAAGCGTTTGATGGTGCTCGTGTTCAAGTTAGTCTATACAGAGACATCGAGTGTAGTGGTCATGTGACTAAAATTGTTGAGCAGAGTCCTAAATGGcagtatatatgtactgtagaccAGTACAATTCCATTCTGTTTAGTCCCATTGATGGGAAAAACCCAAGATTTGTAAATCTTCCCGGATTATCTCGTGGATTGCTGTTAAAAGCTGGCAACGTGAAGACCATAAGAAAAGAGCTTGAAGTGAGGCAGCACTCAGTTGCTGTGTTTGATCCTAATTCTTTCACCAATCCTAATGAGAGTATTGACGAAGAAGAAAATGATGATATAGAAATACCTCAAATCAGTGATGTGATTCCACTGAATGTTGCAAGACGTCTTTTGTTTGTGGTTTGGTATCTGAACTGGGAGAAGAGTCAACGATATCCACTAGGAGTAGTGGTAGCGGCACTACCTAGAGGGTTGACATTTTTTCATGCTGAAAGGTTCTTATGTGCGCAACACAATATTAATGCATCCAATATTGAAATAACTCCAGCTATAGAGGCTGAGTTATCTGTTGCCTCTACTGTGAAGGGAGATAATACTAATGTTTTTAACAATGCTATCATCATTGACCAGCCAGACGTGGCATTTACTGTTGAGTTTGTCAAGGAATGCAAAGATGGTGCAGCACAATTTACACTGGGTATACATGTTGCCAATGTAGCAAGGTTTCTTGCAAAGGACAGTAACATTGATAAGGTTGCATGCCACAGAGGAGCAACTCTTTGCAGCTTTAAACCTGGTGATGAGCAGCACACAATGCTGCCACACACGGCACTCAAGAAGTGGAGCTTTTGTTGCGGTAAATTGTTGAGTGCCATATCTGCATCATGTAAAATGAGATTTGTCAGTGGCAAACCAACAATACATCCTGAGTCAACTACAATTGTAGAAAGCTGTGTGTGTCCCACTGAGAAGCTTACATTGGGCGAAGTTCAGAAGTTTCTCAATAATCAATTTTTATCCAACCATGAGGTGTTGAATGGAAATACAACAGAAGGGAAGATTGGCTTGTTGTATCAAATAGCTAAGACACTCTGTTGCAAACGTTTACAGTGTGATGCTCCAGTTTTGGAAAGCAAAGAAAATCCCCAAGCTAACTTTTTGTTTAATGAATTGACACTATGGATTAACAGAACTGTTGCAGAGTACATGCTAGCTAAGCCCTCACTGTTCCCTAGTGTTCTGTATAGACAACGTAAACCAAACAGCAGCCAACTCCAAAGTGTGAAGGCAAAGCACATGGCTGTGTTACCATTTCATCCTGTGAGTAAGATGTTTTCTCTACATCTTAATAAGCCTACAAAACCTCTAGTGATTGAACAAGGTTGCTTTAAGAATTTGTACGATGCACTTTTGCAACATAAGTGCCTCAAGGCCAATGAGGTTTTATTGGAATCTCAGCATCAACCACAAGGAACAGTTGCTTGCAAGGAGCTGTGCCTGATCCAGCCTGACTGTGAAATAGTATGCTCATCAGTTTTGCAAAGACTTTCACCATTGTCTCTGAAACCAAATGCTTATTTGGTGTCAGCAGAGAGTAAAGAAGTCATTCCATATGCTCATCATGGTCTCCATTGTCTTTTCACTCACATTACTTCACCGCTTCACTGCTACTTGGATATTGTTTCACAACGTCTGTTACTGAATGCATTAAATGATTCACTATCATTTGCTTATTCCCAGGAGGATGTTGTCAGTTTATGTAAAAACTGTCAGATCAGACAAGATACTGCTCTGAATTGCAAGCAAAGTTTTGATCAACTCAACCTGACTTTATCTCTAGCAGAATGTGCTCAACCATTCACAGCATATGTTGGCTCTGCTATAGAGGGATTTGCTGAATCAGCTGTTGCACAAGGTGTCAGAAAGGGAAGATTGCGGGTTATCTTTCCTAATCCAGTTTTGCATTGGCTTGATGAAAATCAGTGCTATATTACACTAAGTAGCATTATATGCGGTAACTCTAAACTTTTTGTCCAAGGAAACTGCTACAAGTCTTTCTGGAATTCAAAAATGACTTCATTTTTGTGTTCCACTTCTGAAAGCTTTTACCAAGAATCTTCTTGCAGTTTATCAAAAGGAAATGCTGTAGCAAGTGCTTTTGACTTGAAGATGGCTTTTATGGTACCATACGATGATGATGTTCAAACTTCCCCACTGGTTAAGGAAACGTACATAGTTAAGCCTAACAGCTCTCTCGTTTCCATTCCTGAAACAGAGTGGAGCAAATTTGAACAGTttatgaagtcaccttgtgaaGCCAATGCCACTCCTCTAGTAAAAGTATTAGAGAAGTTTCCTACTGGTGCTACCTCAAAAGCAACTGTTATTGACAAGCCATCTCAATTCTCTGCTGTTATCAAGAATAGCTCAATGTGGTTGTATGATGGTGAATTTACAGTTGAACCGTACAAAGTTCTTAAAGTTTGGTTATGTGCATCCAACAGTAAACCACTTTTGATACCCACAATTCAACTACTTGAAGTTGCCCCATTCTTGAAAATTTGCATTCAGCACAATATGTCCCCTGCCAGTTGTTTTGCTAGCCCGATATTAACTATTGCATCAAAAGGAAGATACAATAGCATTGAGGAGTATGTTAATCTTTGGGAAGATGTAATACTAGCTGAGGCATCAACTCAGAGCATCAAAGATGCAGAATTAAAGATTATCCATGATGTTCAGCTGAAGTGGCCCACACTAAAACAACCTGAATCTTCTCTGGATGATGTCTACTTTGTACCagttagtaatattattactcttACTCCACCAGATGAGTTCATAGCCTCTTCTTTGGATTTTTTTGCTTTTGATGTTGGTGACTTAGTGTGTGTCAGATACAAGGTTCCCATGACTGGTAGAATATTTGAGAGACACTGTACTAATTATGGATTAAAAGATGATAAAGGATATGTTGTGTTTCACTTGGTGGTTCATGAAGTAGGAAGAGATGTCACAGGATCAGTACAAGATATTTTCCTCAAATTTGCCAGTCCACAAACCACCAGAATATCATCTTTTATGAAGGACTATCTCATGTCCAAACCACGTTGTGAATTACAGCTGATCTCATTAAATGTCTCACACAG GCGGGTGTATAAATCACTACAATCCTTGCTAATGACCAGAAATCAGTTAGTGACTGACATAGCACTTGGAAGTATCACTGTTCATGGAG CTAACAGAGTAGATCACGATCAAGTAGCCCTATTTGTGCAGCGTGCTATTGGACCTGTTTGCTGGCTGTGGCCAATGCATAATATGAGTAGACAATTAAATGAGTCCCAACTCTATTCCATCTCCTTGGCAATGAAAAATAAACTGCAGCTAATACAGGGCCCTCCAG GTACTGGAAAATCTGTCACTGGAGCTCACCTAGCCTATGGGTTTGTCTATTATAACAGGGGCAAGCCATTAGCAACTAGAGATGGAAGGATTAAATGTGTTATGGTGTGTGGACCATCTAACAAGTCTGTAGATGTAGTTCTAG ATCTGTTATTGAAGTTGGGTGATCCAAATTTGCGTCTATTAAGGATCTATGGTAACAGCATTGAAAGGAAGGATCATGTTGGTCCTTACCATAACAAAGAG GTTTTTATAGAAGTTGGTACTGATCAAGTTTGCAGAACTGACCACGAACCATATGCTCTCCACTGGATGATCCGCTCTACTGAGTGCTCTTTTCGTGATGAAATCTTGTCCATGGATAGAAGATTTGCACG TTTAGCTCAAGAAAAGAAAGTGCCCAGTGCCAATGATAGAACAAGATACCGGAAAGTGATGAAAAAAGCACAAGATGAAATTATCCATCGTGGATATGATATCG TACTGTGTACCTGCAATGAGGCCAGTAGTTCACGCGTCACACAAAATATTGCTCCTGTCCAAGTCATCATTGATGAGGCTGCTATGGCGACAGAGCCAGAATCAATGGTTGCAGTGAAGTTAGCTTTAGAAAATGTGACACTAATTGGCGATCACATGCAGTTGCAG CCGGTTATTGATTATCAGCCAGCGGCTGATTTTGGCTTAAGTTTTTCATTATTCCAACGTTATGCGTCACCACCTCAGAAGAACACCAGACAACAGGAAACAGCAAGAAATAGGCAACCCAAAGAAGAACGACGCTTCCTAAGGTTAAATGTGCAATACAGAATG CATCCCAAGATCTGTGAATTTCCATCAAAGATGTTTTATGATGATGAGCTACTTACTGATTACAATACTACAATCAACTTTGTCAGGATAAAAAAGTTTTGGCCACAAGGACGAGACTGTCCATTAGCATTCTGCAATGTAGAAGGACGAGAGGGTGGTGCTCACTCTGGTAACAAGAGATCCAACCTGTTGTCAAAAAGCAATGACATGGAAGCTAATAAAGTG GTGGAGATTATTGCAGTTCTCTGTAGAGTAAAGAGAATACGGGAGGAAGAGATTGCTGTACTGACACCTTACTCATCACAAAAAGATTTGATAGCAAGTAAAATGAAAAGACAAAGATTATTGAAAGTGACAGTTCAGACTGTCACTGAGAGCCAAG GAAGAGAATTTGGCTTTGTTATCTTGTCCACTGTACGATCACAACCACGACACACAATCAGTAACAGGAAAGCTGTACAGCCAGACAGGAAGTGGCTACTGGATCATCTTGGGTTTGTGACTGACAAACACCAAATATGTGTTGGAATAACACGAGCAAAACATGGATTAGTGATTGTAG GGAACAAAACGTTACTCAGTTATGATGACACATGGCAAAACCTTATCAACTACTACTCTACCAATGGATACATCAAATCAGCTGATGTGTTTCCATCAGTTGAGGATAAGCGTCAAATACCTCGTGTATAA